The stretch of DNA CGTTAAAGCAAAGCGCCCCCTGAGCTGCAATTCAGGGGGCGCTTTGCTTGAGCAGGAATGGAGTACCAGTGTCGGGGTGGCAGGATTCGAACCTACGGCCTCGTCGTCCCGAACGACGCGCGCTACCGGGCTGCGCTACACCCCGAATAGAAGTGCTAAGTAAGCACAACGGGTACTTTAGGATTGGGCCTTGCCGAAAAAAGCCTCCGGGTGGGGTTCCCAGAGGCTTTTCGAACAAGAAATTCTTCGGTCGGAGTGGCAGGATTCGAACCTACGACCTCCAGCACCCCATGCTGGCGCGATACCAGGCTACGCTACACCCCGATGAATTATGGCACAAATGTAAGGGGGGAATGCCGTGTGCACAAGAATTTGCTGGTTTTTTTGTTGCTGGGCCTTATTAAAGCTGCTGTTGTTGACAATAGTTATTAGTTATTAGGTTCATTAACCGTGAGTTAGACAAGAGAACATGAAATGTGCGGGGTAACTATGGTGGTTAACACAGGCTTTAGTGTCGTGGTTGGTAATTGTGTGCTGATGCCATAACGTGCGTGTCTGATGCGTGCAGACGTTATTTTGCGGCTCACTCTCTACTCCTCTACTACACACTAGACAGCTCCAACGCTTAAGCGTTACATGACTACCGCTTCATCCGGGGCTACTATTCTCACCTGCAGCCCTATACCTAGGCATAGGGCTGATCTAGGCTGGCTGTTATTGTAACGGTATTCCGCGACTGACCACAACAACGACTACTAAACTCTTTTCAGGTACAAGCGAGTGGTACTGCTCTCTAACAGCCACACCATTTATGAATCCGTTATAGTTCTAGAAATAAGAAATTATATTTTTTGTTTAAAGAGCGCGATAATGAAAAATTCAATACATTTTTCATTAGATTCGGTACTTTCTTACGCGGATAATGCAAATCGGAGCACAAAACGATTGGCTTTAGGAACTCCGTAACGTTCAATAAATTTGACAAGGACGCATATGAAATTTTTCGCCTCTCTTATAAGCTTGATTGCTGTTTTGCTGTTTTCGAGCTCCGCACAGGCCCAAACAAAAGCTACGACACCAGTTGCCAAGTCTACGGCTGGTAAAACTGCTGCTGCAACGCCCAAGCCAACAACAGCTGCGTCGGCTGGGAAGCTAGTAGAAACTGTGAAGCCCGCAGAAGCTGCAAACTCTGCGGAAATAGCCATGGCCACCCCGCCAGCGCTCATCACGGATAAGATGGAAGCAACGGCTCCGAACACTGATGCACTGAAGGTACGTGCTGACACTAACCCACTCACCAAACGGCTGACGGTGCGCACCAATGCCTCAGGCCCAACGCGCGTCGAGCTGAATGGCACCGATGGCCGCCCGGTTATCACCCGCGACATCATGTCGGGTGCCGATGCTGTGGTGCTGGACGTTAGTACGCTGCCAGCCGGCTCTTACATTGTGCAGTGCACTTCAGGTGAGCGGCGGGGTCTTAAGCGAGTAGCCATAGGCCAGTAGAGTTAATTTCCTTGCCAGATAAGCCCCGCCATTATTATGGCGGGGCTTATTTTTTGTTCAGTTTTACTGCTGTCACGGTTTCTTATTCCACAACTGCCCATGAATAACTTGTCATACTGGGAGCAGCAGGCGTTTTTGCACCAGCCAGATGTGGTAATAATTGGGGGTGGCTTGGTAGGGCTAACTGCTGCCATATATACTCGCCAGCGCAGGCCTACTGCGCGGGTGTTAGTGCTGGAGCGCGATGTATTACCCAGCGGGGCTAGCACCAAAAATGCGGGGTTTGCTTGCTTTGGTAGCGTCTCGGAACTGCTAGAGCAGGAAATGCGTGGTGGCTCTGAGGCGCTGCTAGCCGTTGTAGAAGCCCGCTGGGAAGGCCTGCGCCGCTTACGTGAACTACTCGGCGATGACCTAATTAAGTACCGGCCAGAAGGAGGCTACGAGTTGTTTAGGCCTGAAGAAGCGAAGCTGGCAGCTGCCTGCCAACAGCACATGGCCTACTATAATGAACTGCTAGCACCCCTCATAGGGACCACCAACATCTTCCGGGATGCCTCGCACCGCATAGCAGCCTTGGGGCTAGGCGGAACGGCTGTTATGCTGGAAAATACCGCTGAGGGGAGCCTTGATACCGGACAAATGATGCTGGCACTGTTACGCAAGGCATGGGAGGCAGGCGTAACCGTATTGCACGGCTGCCCAGTGCTGGGCGTAGGAGTTACCGCCGGCGCGGTACAAGTGCAGTTAGAAGGAGTAGAGCTGCAAGCCGGTCAGGTGCTGTTGGCCACCAATGCATTCAGCCGCGAACTGCTGCCGGATATAGACGTGGTACCGGGCCGGGGCCAGGTACTCGTGACTGAGCCGCTACCTGGCTTGCAGCTGCCTGGTAGTTTCCACTATGACAAAGGCTACTACTACTTCCGCCAGGTAGGAGAGCGGGTGCTGCTGGGTGGAGGCCGCAACCTTGATTTTCAGGCGGAGGAAACAACCCAACCCGGTACCACACTGCTAGTGCAGCAGCGTTTAGAGCAGCTGCTCTATGAAGTGGTTGTGCCTGGCCGGCACCCCAAAATTGACTACAGGTGGAGCGGCGTGATGGGTTTTGGGCGTGAGTTAACGCCAATTATACGGGAGGTGCAGCCGAGCTTGTTTGTAGCCGTGCGTTGCAATGGTATGGGCGTAGCTATGGGTGCAGGTAGCGGTTGGCAAGCTGCTAAACTCATGGGCTAGCCTCCTGGCCAAGCTAGCGTTATTGCCGTAGGCCATGCAGGTAGTGGCCTAGGCCTCTTCGCTCTGCAACTGGCGCTCATACAGGGCCCGGTACAGCCCATCAGTGTCCTGCATCAGGTCTTCGTGGGTGCCATGCTGCACAATAACGCCGTCGTCGAGCACCAGAATTTGGTCGGCGAGCTTTACTGAGGACACCCGGTGGGAGATAATAAGGCTGGTGCGGTTATGCATAATGCGTTGCAATGCCCCCAGAATAGCGTTTTCGGTGTTGGTGTCAACGGCAGAAAGCGCATCGTCGAGAATCAGGATTTTGGGTTCCTTCACAAGGGCACGGGCAATGCTTACGCGCTGCTTTTGCCCCCCGGAGAGCGTGATGCCTCGCTCCCCCAGCTTGGTATCAAACCCTTCCGGAAAGCGAATGATGTTCTCGTAGACGTTGGCATCTTTGGCGGCTTGCAGCATCCGCTCTTCGGTGGGGTTTTCTAGGCCGAAGTTGATGTTGTTGCGAATGGAGTCAGAGAACAGGAACACATCCTGCGGCACGTACCCAATTTGCTCGCGCAAGGAGCTGAGCGAAAGATCCCGCACATCTACGCCATCTACTTTAATACTGCCGCTTGTAACATCATAAAGGCGGCTGAGCAGCGCGGCCACTGTGCTCTTACCAGCACCGGTGTTGCCAATTACGGCCAGCGTTTCGCCGGGGTGAATGCGGAAGGATACGTCACGCAGAGCCTGAATGCCGGTATCGGGGTAGGTGAAGCTGACGTGGTCGAAGACGATGTCGCCTTTAATGTCCAGCTCTACGTTCTGACGCGAAACGATGTCAGTCTTCTGGTCCAGGAACTCATTGATGCGGGCCTGCGAAGCCTGAGCGCGCTGCACAAGGCTGCTGGTCCAGCCCAGGGCCGTTACGGGCCAGGTAAGCAGGTTCACGTAAATCAGGAACTCCGCAATGCTGCCCGTGGTGATAGTGCCCCGGATAACCTCCTGGCCGCCAATCCAGACGGTAACAATGGTGCTGAGACCTACCAGGAACAGAATCAGCGGAAAGAAAAGGGAATTAACGAAGTTCAGGCTCAGGGACTTATCCTTATAATTGTCAGAAGCCACTGAGAACTGGTGATGGGAATCCTCCTCCCGCACGAACGACTTCAGAACCCGAATGCCCGAAAAGGCTTCCTGCACAAAGGTGGTCATGCTGGCCAGGGAGCGTTGAATCTCATCGGACTTGCGCTCAATGAGGTTGTTCACGTAGAAAATGCTTACGCTCAGAATGGGCAGCGGCAGCAGGGTGTAAATCGTGAGCTTCACGTTCACCATGAACATAAGAGGCACAATAAGCACGAACAGGATGACAAGCTGCATGAAGTACATAAGCGCTGGCCCCACGTACATGCGCACCCGGCCTACGTCCTCGGAAATGCGCGACATCAGGTCGCCGGTGCTGTGCCGGCGGTAGAAGGAAAGGGGCAGCGACTGGTAGTGCTGGTATATTTCGTTCTTCTGGTCGTTCTCAATAAGCCTCGACATCACGATGAGCGTCTGACGCATGAAGAACAGGAAGATGCCCCGCAGCAAGGCCATCGTCAGGATGAGTACGCCGTAGAGCAGCACGTTGCGCCCAAACAGCTCATACACCCCGCTTTGGGCCTGGGTGCCTTCGTAGAGGTAATATAGGTCAATGCCTTCACCTACCAGATCAAAGGCATAGCGCACAATCTGGGCCGGGAAGATGGCCAGCAGCGTGCTTAATGCCACAAAGAGCACCCCACCCAGGAAGTGCCACTTGTAGCGCAGAATATATTTATTAACAGCAGATAGAGCGCGCACAGGCAGGCAGGTTGTGAGTTTAGCGGTTGGGATATAGAAAGTTAGAAACAGGCCTAGTGGTTTTCAGCCAGCCCAGAGACTGGCCTAGGGCTGTGGTCCCTCCCTGGTCTAACCCTCTCGCTCCCAAACATCTAAACAACGGGGCAGCACTGGCAAAAGACAGCACCCCGGTGGCTTAAGTCGGAAAAACAGGTTACTTTTGCACCCAAATTGCGGGGGGCAGTACGAAAGGGAAGCCGAAACGCTTCATTCTATAATTCCGTCTGACCAACGAATGGCGTACCACCCAGGCCATCCGTTTAAAGATACGTGTAGCGCTTCACCCCGTTACTGCTTCTGCAAAGGTACAACAACCCACCCCACCCACTCCTTATTTTATGGTTGAAACGAAAGTGCTAACCGATACGTCGGTCTTTGGGCAAATTGCCGAACACCAACACGAGCAGGTAGTGTACTGCCACGACCACGAGACTGGCCTACGCGCCATCATCGGCATTCATAACACCGTACTCGGGCCCGCTTTGGGCGGCACGCGTATGTGGCATTACGCCTCCGACGCCGAAGCCCTCAACGACGTACTACGCCTCTCGCGTGGCATGACCTACAAAGCTGCTATTTCGGGTCTGAACCTGGGTGGTGGCAAGGCCGTCATCATCGGCGACGCTAAAACCATGAAGACAGAGGCCTTGCTGCGTAAGTTCGGCCGCTTCGTGCAGAACCTTAATGGCAAGTATATCACCGCCGAAGATGTGAACATGACCACCAAGGACATGGAATACATCCGGATGGAAACCAAGCACGTGTCGGGCTTACCCGAGAGCATGGGCGGTAGCGGCGACCCATCGCCGGTAACGGCTTACGGTACGTACATGGGTATGAAGGCCGCTGCCAAGAAGGCGTTTGGCTCTGATAGCCTCGCGGGTAAGCGCATTGCTGTGCAGGGCGTAGGCCACGTGGGCACCTACCTGCTGGAGTACCTGCAGAAAGAAGGCGCCAAGCTGGTGCTGACCGACTACTACGAAGACCGCGCCCTGGAAGCCGCCGCTCGTTTCGGGGCTACGGCCGTGGGCCTTGACGAAATTTATGACCAGGATATGGACATCTACTCGCCTTGCGCGCTGGGTGCTACCATTAATGATGATACCATCAGCCGCCTGAAGTGCCAGGTAATTGCTGGGTGTGCCAACAACCAGCTGGCCGACGAGAACATCCACGGCCCGGCGCTGGTGGAGCGGGGCATTGTATACGGCCCCGATTTCCTGATTAACGCCGGTGGCCTGATCAATGTGTACTCAGAAGTAATTGGAGGCAGCCGCCAGACCGCCCTCACCCAAACTGAAAATATCTACGACATCACTACGCAGGTTCTGCGCAAGGCCGATCAGGAGCAAAGCCACCCACAAGCTGCCGCTACGCGTCAGGCAGAGGAACGCATTGCGGCTATCGGCAAGGTGAAATCAACCTACTAAACCCCGAGCAATAGCCCGACGGGCAGAACGAATTCTCTCGCTCCGAAGTAATAACCTTACTTTTGCAGCACTAACCGGGGAGAAGCGTTGTTCTGCCCGTCGTTCTTTGTTTTTCGGAGACTCCACCAGTACCAACACCATACAATGCTCAACCGTCGCACGCTCCGCATTAAGGTTATGCAGGCCCTTTACGCCTACCATCAGGCCGTAGGGTCAGATTTCTTACTCGCCACTGACCAGATTGCGGACACCTTCGCGCCCGATTTAGACTCGCCTGAGCCCCAGGACCGCAAGCACCTGCAGGGCCAGCGCAAAATGGCCGAAGTCATTTTTAAGGAATGGCACAAGGGTGGCCAGGAGCCCGAAAGCACCGACGATAAAGACGTAAACGATGCCGTGAAGGACGCCATCAGCTACTACCGCAAGGCCGTGGCGAAGGATGGTACCTTCTATGCCGGCCAAATGGTGCAGGCAGCGGAGAGCATTCATGACCAGTATATCCACCTGCTCAACATCCCGGAGGCTCTGCTGCAGGTGATTGAGGAGGAGAAAGTACGCGACTCGCGCCGGTTCACGGCCGCCAAGGAGCCCCTGCTCGATGCTACGCGCCTGCAGGAAAACCAGGTAATCGAGAAGCTCATCAACAACATTCAGCTCCAGGACCTCACCATTCGCCGCTCCCTGAAGTGGCACGGCGAGGAAGAACTGGATGCCCTGCGGAGCGCCTGGCGCAATGAGATGAAACAGGACCCCGAGCTGCTGAGCTACCTCGCAGCCCCGGCCGGCAACTACGCCGAGGACCAGGAAATTCTGAAGCACATCTACAAAACGTTCGTGTTCAAGGGCGAGAGCCTGCCCGCCTACATTGAGGAGGACGACTTGAACTGGGAAGAAAACCGGCCCATCGTGAAGAACCTGGTGGTGAAAACCATCAAGATGCTGGACGAGGCCGCAGATGAGAACCTGGTTTTGATGTCGCTGTCGGCTAACTGGCAGGACGATAAGGAGTTTGCCGAGTCACTCTACAAGCAAACGCTAGCCGACGACGCCAAATACGAGCAGCTTATCTCGGAGTCGGTGCAGAACTGGGACGTAGAGCGCGTGGCGCTTACCGACAAGATTCTGCTGAAGATGGCGCTTTGTGAGATGCACCTTTTCCGGGCTATTCCCGTGAAAGTGACCATCAACGAGTACATCGAAATCAGCAAAATCTATAGCACCCCGAAGAGTAAGCAGTTTGTGAACGGTATTCTGGATAAATTGGCCCAGGATCTGACTGCCAGCGGCGCCATTCGCAAATCGGGCCGCGGGCTACTGGACAATCAATAGTGCCGACAACCCACACCGGGGTAACGTCGTCTATATAGGGTATTCTCCACCTCCCACCACGCCACACACTTGCATTATGGGTAGCAAAACCACTACCGGTATTCTATGCTTCGCCGGCGGAGCCCTCACTGGGGCCGCCATCGGACTTTTGTATGCGCCTGAAAAAGGCCGTGAAACGCGCAGCTGGCTCAGCTATAAGCTGGAAAAATATCGCGAGCAGTTGGCTGAGCTTACCGAGAACCTGGTAACCAGCCGCGCCGACGCGGGCCCCAGCTCGGCTAAAAGCGAAGGCCAACGCGTGATTCAAGACGCGAAAAGCAAAGCAGAACAACTCCTCGGTGATGTAGACCAGCTCATCAATCAGATTAACTCCCGCAAGACGGTGTAATCATGACCTGAGCCAGGAATGTGCTGATGTGCTAATGATGCTAAATCATGGGCGCATCGGCACATTTTCATTTTCAGCACACCCAGGCTTTGGTACCTTTGCAGCAAACAGGCCTACCGCCATATGGTGGCAGGCTGCTAGGCCAGTGGCCTAGGGCTAACAACATCAAACAATCAGTAAATCAGATAGAATGCACCTCATCACCCTTATCCCCGGCGACGGCATTGGCCCCGAAATCACGAAAGCAGTAACGGATATTTTCGCGGCGGCGCAGGTGCCAGTGCAGTGGGAAGAGCAGAACGCCGGCCAAACCACGTTTGACCAGTCGGGCGAGCTGATTCCGCAGACGCTGCTGGACTCGCTGGAGAAAACCCGGGTGGCGCTGAAAGGCCCCATCACAACACCCGTGGGGAAGGGTTTCCGTTCCATCAACATCACGCTGCGCCAGAAGTACGACCTCTACCAGAATGTACGTCCGGCTAAAACCACCGAGGGCATTCAGAGCCGCTACACCGGTATTGACCTGGTGCTGTTCCGCGAGAACACCGAGGGCCTGTACTCAGGCCTGGAGGTGTTTGATGAGCGCTTGGGTATTTCTGACTCTATTGCCCGCATCACGGTAGAAGGCGCCCGCAAAATTTGCCGCGCGGCTTTCGCTTACGCTTCGAAGCACGGCCGCAAGAAGGTAACACTGGCCCACAAGGCCAACATCCTGAAGATGGCCGGCACCATCATGATCAACGCCTGCAAAGAGGCTTCCAACGAATTCCCGCACATTGTTTTCGAGGATAAGATCATCGACAACATGTGCATGCAGCTGGTAAACAAGCCTGAGCAGTTTGATGTGGTCGTAACCACCAACCTGTTCGGTGACATTCTCTCCGACCTGTGCGCGGGCCTGGTAGGTGGCCTAGGAGTAGTGTCGGGCGCTAACATCGGCGACGACATGGCCATTTTTGAGGCAGTACACGGCTCGGCTCCTGATATTGCTGGCCAGGGTAAAGCCAACCCCACAGCGCTGCTGCGCTCGGCGCTGATGATGCTGCACCACATTGGAGAGCACAAGCAGGCCGACCGCCTGGAGAAGGCCCTGGAACTGACCCTGCAAGACAAGGACAAATGCACCGGCGACCTGGGCGGCAAAGCCTCTACCACCGAGTTTGCGCAGGCCATCATCGACAACCTCGATAAATAGCCAGGTACCCGCTGTGCGTTGCCAGATAGGAGCTACGTCATCAGTGGGCAGCCGGCAACAGGTAACTCACAACTGGTAACTGCTTAGTATCTTTATCCATCCGAAGGCGACTAACTGCCTTTCCTTTCTACATATGAAACGCAATCTGTTTTCTGCTTTCCTGCTTTCCAGCGCCTTGCTGCTGGGAGCCTGCAACAATGAGAAGGCTGGTGAAGTAGGCGCAACCGGCATGAATGCCGCCGCCAACGAGGCCGCCGCCAACCCCGTGGTTGACAACCCGAACGTAACCAACGAAACGGCTGCTCCTAACCCCAACGCCCCCGTAATGACCTTCGCCGTGTCTGAGCACGACTTCGGTGACATTCAGCCCGGCTCGGTGGTGAAGCACACGTTTGAGTTTACTAACACGGGCAAGTCGCCGCTGCTAATTGAGAATGCTACGGCTTCGTGCGGCTGCACCACGCCTAACTGGACCAAGGAGCCCATTGCGCCCGGCGCTAAAGGCACCATTGATGTGCAGTTTGACAGCCACGGCAAAATGGGCATCCAGAACAAAGAGGTAGCCATTCAGGCTAACACGCAGCCCAACATTACCAAAGTAGTTATCAAAGCCAACGTACTTTCTGACGGCGCCGCCGGCCCCGTACGCCAGTAGTGGCCTAGAAGTACGCCTGCCGTTTTGGGTAGCGTAGAGAAACTTTGCGGTAGAGCAACTGGGGCTGTAACAGGCTCCCGCTAACCGTAGAATCTCTGTGCCACCCGAAACGGCAGGCGTTTTTGTTTTCGTTTATAGGCGGCTACACACCGCTTCTTTTTACTTTACAGCATGTTTTCAACTCTTCTTCTGCAAGCCGGCGCCTCAAGTGAGGGCCTGACTTCTCTGTTGTTCCCCATTGCTATTGCCGTGGTGGTATATTTCTTCATGATCCGGCCCCAGCAGAAGCGCTCGGCCGATGCCAAGAAATTTCGGGCGTCCATTGTGAAGGGCAGCAACGTAGTAACCATTGGTGGCCTACACG from Hymenobacter taeanensis encodes:
- a CDS encoding T9SS type A sorting domain-containing protein, with product MATPPALITDKMEATAPNTDALKVRADTNPLTKRLTVRTNASGPTRVELNGTDGRPVITRDIMSGADAVVLDVSTLPAGSYIVQCTSGERRGLKRVAIGQ
- a CDS encoding NAD(P)/FAD-dependent oxidoreductase, which produces MNNLSYWEQQAFLHQPDVVIIGGGLVGLTAAIYTRQRRPTARVLVLERDVLPSGASTKNAGFACFGSVSELLEQEMRGGSEALLAVVEARWEGLRRLRELLGDDLIKYRPEGGYELFRPEEAKLAAACQQHMAYYNELLAPLIGTTNIFRDASHRIAALGLGGTAVMLENTAEGSLDTGQMMLALLRKAWEAGVTVLHGCPVLGVGVTAGAVQVQLEGVELQAGQVLLATNAFSRELLPDIDVVPGRGQVLVTEPLPGLQLPGSFHYDKGYYYFRQVGERVLLGGGRNLDFQAEETTQPGTTLLVQQRLEQLLYEVVVPGRHPKIDYRWSGVMGFGRELTPIIREVQPSLFVAVRCNGMGVAMGAGSGWQAAKLMG
- a CDS encoding ABC transporter ATP-binding protein, whose product is MRALSAVNKYILRYKWHFLGGVLFVALSTLLAIFPAQIVRYAFDLVGEGIDLYYLYEGTQAQSGVYELFGRNVLLYGVLILTMALLRGIFLFFMRQTLIVMSRLIENDQKNEIYQHYQSLPLSFYRRHSTGDLMSRISEDVGRVRMYVGPALMYFMQLVILFVLIVPLMFMVNVKLTIYTLLPLPILSVSIFYVNNLIERKSDEIQRSLASMTTFVQEAFSGIRVLKSFVREEDSHHQFSVASDNYKDKSLSLNFVNSLFFPLILFLVGLSTIVTVWIGGQEVIRGTITTGSIAEFLIYVNLLTWPVTALGWTSSLVQRAQASQARINEFLDQKTDIVSRQNVELDIKGDIVFDHVSFTYPDTGIQALRDVSFRIHPGETLAVIGNTGAGKSTVAALLSRLYDVTSGSIKVDGVDVRDLSLSSLREQIGYVPQDVFLFSDSIRNNINFGLENPTEERMLQAAKDANVYENIIRFPEGFDTKLGERGITLSGGQKQRVSIARALVKEPKILILDDALSAVDTNTENAILGALQRIMHNRTSLIISHRVSSVKLADQILVLDDGVIVQHGTHEDLMQDTDGLYRALYERQLQSEEA
- a CDS encoding Glu/Leu/Phe/Val dehydrogenase gives rise to the protein MVETKVLTDTSVFGQIAEHQHEQVVYCHDHETGLRAIIGIHNTVLGPALGGTRMWHYASDAEALNDVLRLSRGMTYKAAISGLNLGGGKAVIIGDAKTMKTEALLRKFGRFVQNLNGKYITAEDVNMTTKDMEYIRMETKHVSGLPESMGGSGDPSPVTAYGTYMGMKAAAKKAFGSDSLAGKRIAVQGVGHVGTYLLEYLQKEGAKLVLTDYYEDRALEAAARFGATAVGLDEIYDQDMDIYSPCALGATINDDTISRLKCQVIAGCANNQLADENIHGPALVERGIVYGPDFLINAGGLINVYSEVIGGSRQTALTQTENIYDITTQVLRKADQEQSHPQAAATRQAEERIAAIGKVKSTY
- the nusB gene encoding transcription antitermination factor NusB; translation: MLNRRTLRIKVMQALYAYHQAVGSDFLLATDQIADTFAPDLDSPEPQDRKHLQGQRKMAEVIFKEWHKGGQEPESTDDKDVNDAVKDAISYYRKAVAKDGTFYAGQMVQAAESIHDQYIHLLNIPEALLQVIEEEKVRDSRRFTAAKEPLLDATRLQENQVIEKLINNIQLQDLTIRRSLKWHGEEELDALRSAWRNEMKQDPELLSYLAAPAGNYAEDQEILKHIYKTFVFKGESLPAYIEEDDLNWEENRPIVKNLVVKTIKMLDEAADENLVLMSLSANWQDDKEFAESLYKQTLADDAKYEQLISESVQNWDVERVALTDKILLKMALCEMHLFRAIPVKVTINEYIEISKIYSTPKSKQFVNGILDKLAQDLTASGAIRKSGRGLLDNQ
- a CDS encoding YtxH domain-containing protein codes for the protein MGSKTTTGILCFAGGALTGAAIGLLYAPEKGRETRSWLSYKLEKYREQLAELTENLVTSRADAGPSSAKSEGQRVIQDAKSKAEQLLGDVDQLINQINSRKTV
- a CDS encoding isocitrate/isopropylmalate dehydrogenase family protein; this translates as MHLITLIPGDGIGPEITKAVTDIFAAAQVPVQWEEQNAGQTTFDQSGELIPQTLLDSLEKTRVALKGPITTPVGKGFRSINITLRQKYDLYQNVRPAKTTEGIQSRYTGIDLVLFRENTEGLYSGLEVFDERLGISDSIARITVEGARKICRAAFAYASKHGRKKVTLAHKANILKMAGTIMINACKEASNEFPHIVFEDKIIDNMCMQLVNKPEQFDVVVTTNLFGDILSDLCAGLVGGLGVVSGANIGDDMAIFEAVHGSAPDIAGQGKANPTALLRSALMMLHHIGEHKQADRLEKALELTLQDKDKCTGDLGGKASTTEFAQAIIDNLDK
- a CDS encoding DUF1573 domain-containing protein, yielding MKRNLFSAFLLSSALLLGACNNEKAGEVGATGMNAAANEAAANPVVDNPNVTNETAAPNPNAPVMTFAVSEHDFGDIQPGSVVKHTFEFTNTGKSPLLIENATASCGCTTPNWTKEPIAPGAKGTIDVQFDSHGKMGIQNKEVAIQANTQPNITKVVIKANVLSDGAAGPVRQ
- the yajC gene encoding preprotein translocase subunit YajC → MFSTLLLQAGASSEGLTSLLFPIAIAVVVYFFMIRPQQKRSADAKKFRASIVKGSNVVTIGGLHGKVLEVNEESVIVEVDKGVRLKFDRTAIAREAASKSLGAATAPTTTT